In Nicotiana tabacum cultivar K326 chromosome 21, ASM71507v2, whole genome shotgun sequence, one DNA window encodes the following:
- the LOC107812228 gene encoding uncharacterized protein LOC107812228, with protein sequence MAKAYTVEKFDYNMAEVERINKRVKDYLINVGYERWSRAHFTVNRTLTMTSNIVESINATLNASRELPVLPLLEYIRQLIERWNVTNQKNAIELFTNLGKKYDTMLIDNLELSHWMKVTPSTSYLYSVLDKVLKYKYIDHIEYYSMYYTRKYLLKTYEIPIYLVPDESIWKISAEVLDEKVLPPDVTKSIGRPRKGRCKPVSKRE encoded by the exons ATGGCCAAAGCATACACAGTTGAGAAGTTTGATTACAACATGGCAGAGGTAGAGAGAATTAATAAGAGGGTCAAAGATTACTTAATCAACGTTGGGTATGAAAGATGGTCCAGAGCACATTTCACTGTCAACAGAACATtgacaatgacttcaaatattgtGGAGTCGATCAATGCGACGCTCAATGCTTCTAGGGAACTCCCAGTACTGCCTTTGCTGGAGTACATAAGGCAATTGATCGAACGATGGAACGTTACAAACCAAAAGAATGCAATAGAGTTATTTACTAATCTTGGGAAAAAATATGATACAATGCTAATAGACAATCTCGAATTGTCACATTGGATGAAG GTGACCCCTTCGACGAGTTACTTATATTCAGTACTTGACAAGG TATTAAAATACAAATACATTGATCACATTGAGTATTACTCGATGTACTACACCAGGAAGTACCTATTGAAGACCTATGAAATTCCAATTTATCTGGTTCCTGATGAAAGCATATGGAAAATTTCTGCAGAAGTTCTAGATGAAAAAGTCTTGCCACCAGATGTGACTAAATCAATAGGAAGGCCAAGGAAGGGGAGGTGCAAGCCAGTATCTAAAAGGGAATGA